In the genome of Pongo pygmaeus isolate AG05252 chromosome 9, NHGRI_mPonPyg2-v2.0_pri, whole genome shotgun sequence, one region contains:
- the CCKBR gene encoding gastrin/cholecystokinin type B receptor isoform X1, translating to MELLKLNRSVQGTGPGPGASLCRPGAPLLNSSSVGNLSCEPPRIRGAGTRELELAIRITLYAVIFLMSVGGNVLIIVVLGLSRRLRTVTNAFLLSLAVSDLLLAVACMPFTLLPNLMGTFIFGTVICKAVSYLMGVSVSVSTLSLVAIALERYSAICRPLQARVWQTRSHAARVIVATWLLSGLLMVPYPVYTVVQPVGPRVLQCVHRWPSARVRQTWSVLLLLLLFFIPGVVMAVAYGLISRELYLGLRFDGDSDSDSQSRVRNQGGLPGRAGPREQNLGEAELWRATGPAGVGGAKMKVRRKLEMGLSWERRSGGNWAGDWEDSPFSLTARPLCSGAVHQNGRCRPETGAVGEDSDGCYVQLPRSRPALELTALTAPGPGPGSRPTQAKLLAKKRVVRMLLVIVVLFFVCWLPVYSANTWRAFDGPGAHRALSGAPISFIHLLSYASACVNPLVYCFMHRRFRQACLETCARCCPRPPRARPRPLPDEDPPTPSIASLSRLSYTTISTLGPG from the exons AATTGGAGCTGGCCATTAGAATCACTCTTTACGCAGTGATCTTCCTGATGAGCGTTGGAGGAAATGTGCTCATCATCGTGGTCCTGGGACTGAGCCGCCGCCTGAGGACTGTCACCAATGCCTTCCTCCTCTCACTGGCAGTCAGCGACCTCCTGCTGGCTGTGGCTTGCATGCCCTTCACCCTCTTGCCCAATCTCATGGGCACGTTCATCTTTGGCACAGTCATCTGCAAGGCGGTTTCCTACCTCATGG GGGTGTCTGTGAGCGTGTCCACGCTAAGCCTCGTGGCCATAGCACTGGAGCGGTACAGCGCCATCTGCCGACCACTGCAGGCACGTGTGTGGCAGACGCGCTCCCACGCGGCTCGCGTGATTGTAGCCACGTGGCTGCTGTCCGGACTACTCATGGTGCCCTACCCCGTGTACACGGTCGTGCAACCAGTGGGGCCTCGTGTGCTGCAGTGCGTGCATCGCTGGCCCAGTGCGCGGGTCCGCCAGACCTG GTCCGTACTGCTGCTCCTGCTCTTGTTCTTCATCCCGGGTGTGGTTATGGCCGTGGCCTACGGGCTTATCTCTCGCGAGCTCTACTTAGGGCTTCGCTTTGACGGTGACAGTGACAGCGACAGCCAAAGCAGGGTCCGAAACCAAGGCGGGCTGCCAGGTAGGGCTGGACCACGTGAGCAAAATCTGGGAGAGGCGGAGCTTTGGAGGGCGACGGGGCCTGCTGGAGTGGGTGGGGCTAAAATGAAGGTGAGAAGAAAGCTGGAAATGGGGTTAAGCTGGGAGCGGAGGTCAGGTGGGAATTGGGCTGGAGATTGGGAGGACTCGCCTTTTTCTCTGACCGCCCGCCCTTTGTGCTCAGGTGCTGTTCACCAGAACGGGCGTTGCCGGCCTGAGACTGGCGCGGTTGGCGAAGACAGCGATGGCTGCTACGTGCAACTTCCACGTTCCCGGCCTGCCCTGGAGCTGACGGCGCTGACGGCTCCTGGGCCAGGACCCGGCTCCCGGCCCACCCAGGCCAAGCTGCTGGCTAAGAAGCGCGTGGTGCGAATGTTGCTGGTGATCGTTgtgcttttttttgtgtgttggttGCCAGTTTATAGTGCCAACACGTGGCGCGCCTTTGATGGCCCGGGTGCACACCGAGCACTCTCAGGTGCTCCAATCTCCTTCATTCACTTGCTGAGCTATGCCTCGGCCTGTGTCAACCCCCTGGTCTACTGCTTCATGCACCGCCGCTTTCGCCAGGCCTGCCTGGAAACGTGCGCTCGCTGCTGCCCCCGGCCTCCACGAGCTcgccccaggcctcttcctgaTGAGGACCCTCCCACTCCCTCCATTGCTTCGCTGTCCAGGCTTAGCTACACCACCATCAGCACGCTGGGCCCTGGCTGA